The proteins below are encoded in one region of Methanosarcina barkeri 3:
- a CDS encoding right-handed parallel beta-helix repeat-containing protein, with the protein MTNVLTLTPGTFLQSSFDKVGDGREYEEIELKTTGTKTTFTAKTPIQLHPGTTITGDEKAIIQLIPYASMCLWKPQVPVFSFSGENYLFEGFMFGGLADKQNVLHGKGYHNLFGGNRASEVKIRNVKIQNSKGDGVRILDSKDVTVSGNKIYGIGHDGFYCERCVDVEASGNEIYTRINSGLRSKGSRNVIFQDNIIKSTAKYKPRTGPGIQIENSRANETTSNVWILNNIIDGCQGPGIWAAGHTAPALDAATGLTIKGNTITNCGQMPVFEDKETADRLSAVAGICLDGWTEVDIRENVLDGNCNGIRIGTYITTSAGSGYVVRLTSNEIKNTVAPFNRDAYAGYAIAVTVPCKFNVISEGNMFSGNLKDVFGI; encoded by the coding sequence ATGACAAACGTACTGACTCTAACACCAGGAACATTTCTTCAGAGTAGTTTTGATAAAGTCGGCGATGGCCGTGAATACGAAGAAATAGAGCTCAAAACAACAGGAACGAAGACAACATTTACGGCCAAAACTCCTATTCAGCTCCATCCTGGCACGACCATAACCGGAGATGAAAAAGCAATCATCCAGCTAATACCATATGCTTCGATGTGCCTCTGGAAGCCACAGGTACCGGTTTTCAGCTTCTCGGGTGAAAATTATCTGTTTGAAGGGTTCATGTTTGGTGGGCTGGCTGATAAGCAGAATGTGCTTCATGGGAAAGGTTACCATAATCTATTTGGAGGAAACAGGGCTTCAGAAGTCAAAATCCGGAATGTGAAAATTCAAAATTCAAAAGGTGATGGTGTCAGGATTCTGGACTCAAAAGACGTAACCGTCTCTGGAAACAAAATATACGGCATCGGACATGATGGTTTCTATTGTGAAAGGTGTGTTGACGTAGAAGCTTCAGGAAATGAGATCTATACAAGGATCAATTCAGGCCTGCGCTCTAAAGGCTCCAGGAATGTGATTTTCCAGGACAATATAATAAAGAGCACTGCGAAGTATAAACCTCGTACAGGCCCAGGCATTCAGATTGAAAACTCCAGGGCAAACGAAACTACATCGAATGTCTGGATACTCAACAATATTATTGATGGTTGCCAGGGGCCAGGGATCTGGGCAGCCGGTCATACTGCACCTGCTTTAGATGCAGCAACAGGACTTACAATTAAAGGAAATACCATAACAAACTGTGGGCAAATGCCTGTATTTGAAGACAAAGAAACTGCTGATAGACTTTCAGCCGTTGCTGGAATATGCCTGGATGGATGGACAGAAGTAGACATTCGGGAAAATGTCCTGGATGGTAACTGTAACGGTATCCGAATAGGAACCTACATAACTACTTCTGCAGGGTCCGGGTATGTTGTGCGTCTTACAAGCAATGAAATAAAGAATACTGTGGCTCCTTTTAATAGGGATGCGTACGCAGGTTATGCAATTGCTGTTACGGTGCCTTGTAAGTTCAATGTTATAAGTGAAGGAAACATGTTCAGCGGAAACTTGAAAGATGTCTTTGGGATTTAA
- a CDS encoding DEAD/DEAH box helicase — protein MKSIDEHGFESPTAVQEKSIPLILAGEDVIAGAATGSGKTLAFASGILQNSEKGKGIQALILTPTRELAEQVANSFRKFSKYDPLNIVSIYGGVGINPQIKELKNAEVVVGTPGRLLDHISRNTIKLNKMKTLVLDEADQMFDMGFKMDVEKIIKECPQNRQTLLFSATVTKDIVQLSRKHMENPVRVSAESYIDPQKLNQIVYKVQDDMKLSLLVYLLQNEKSNLGMVFCNTKRNTEKVAKNLRKSSINAVAIHGGLTQNERTRIMEKFHSGNICVLVCTDVAGRGLDIQGVSHVYNYDIPRESKQYIHRIGRTARAGTEGKAINILSKNDHANFMSVLKDNHVDIKEHALPALKKIVIERPEIRLPKPVNRMNNPSRKGRKPRHKNY, from the coding sequence TTGAAATCAATAGATGAACATGGCTTTGAAAGCCCTACAGCAGTACAGGAAAAATCAATTCCCCTAATTCTTGCTGGGGAAGATGTTATAGCCGGAGCCGCAACAGGTTCCGGAAAAACACTCGCATTTGCTTCCGGCATATTACAAAATTCCGAAAAAGGAAAAGGAATTCAGGCTTTGATCCTGACCCCTACAAGAGAACTGGCGGAGCAGGTGGCAAATTCTTTCAGGAAATTCTCAAAATACGACCCGTTAAATATCGTATCTATCTATGGCGGTGTAGGGATCAATCCACAAATTAAAGAATTAAAGAATGCCGAGGTTGTTGTGGGAACACCCGGCAGGCTACTCGATCATATCAGCAGAAATACCATCAAACTCAATAAGATGAAAACCCTTGTCCTTGATGAGGCAGACCAGATGTTTGATATGGGATTCAAAATGGATGTAGAAAAAATTATCAAGGAATGTCCTCAAAACAGGCAGACCCTTTTGTTCTCTGCAACCGTTACAAAAGATATTGTCCAGCTTTCCCGCAAGCACATGGAAAACCCGGTTCGAGTATCAGCAGAGTCTTATATCGACCCGCAAAAATTGAATCAGATCGTTTATAAAGTACAGGATGACATGAAATTATCTCTGCTCGTGTATCTTCTACAAAATGAAAAGTCAAACCTCGGGATGGTTTTCTGCAACACAAAAAGAAACACTGAAAAAGTCGCAAAAAACCTGAGAAAATCAAGTATCAATGCCGTGGCAATTCATGGAGGATTGACACAGAACGAACGAACTCGCATAATGGAAAAATTCCATTCCGGGAACATATGTGTCCTTGTATGCACAGATGTAGCCGGAAGAGGCCTTGATATACAGGGTGTTTCCCATGTTTACAATTATGATATTCCCAGGGAGAGTAAACAGTATATTCACAGGATTGGAAGAACTGCACGAGCAGGAACAGAAGGAAAAGCGATAAATATCCTTTCCAAAAATGACCATGCTAATTTCATGAGTGTGCTGAAAGACAATCATGTAGATATTAAGGAACATGCCCTACCCGCTCTGAAGAAGATTGTAATTGAAAGACCGGAAATAAGATTGCCAAAGCCGGTAAATAGGATGAACAACCCCTCCAGAAAAGGTCGTAAACCCAGGCACAAAAACTATTAA
- a CDS encoding pentapeptide repeat-containing protein, whose protein sequence is MLESQIIAAQSDDKYIERMRFEGEMLSDVDIARIEFESVQFIQCQFIKCDFSKASFYNSVFDNCNFANCSFMESYWKGSKILTCKGDGSNFSKSHMKETSLADGSFRYADFSSSVLESCTIRDCNFTEAFLSEIRLKKPTLKAVNFTGADFFKALLKGIDLSDCIIDGITVSDTRNELRGAIVNAGQAIELAARILGVKIV, encoded by the coding sequence ATGCTGGAAAGCCAAATTATAGCTGCACAATCTGATGACAAATATATAGAAAGGATGCGCTTTGAAGGCGAGATGCTTTCGGATGTCGACATCGCAAGGATAGAATTTGAATCGGTACAGTTTATACAATGCCAGTTCATCAAATGTGATTTTTCAAAAGCCAGCTTTTACAATTCGGTGTTTGATAACTGCAATTTTGCAAACTGCAGTTTTATGGAAAGCTACTGGAAAGGCTCTAAAATATTAACGTGTAAAGGCGATGGTAGCAACTTCAGCAAGAGCCACATGAAAGAAACCTCTTTAGCGGACGGTTCCTTTCGATATGCAGATTTTTCAAGTTCTGTGTTGGAGAGCTGCACCATTCGTGACTGCAATTTTACGGAAGCTTTCTTATCCGAGATTCGGTTAAAGAAGCCCACGCTGAAAGCGGTTAATTTCACAGGAGCGGATTTCTTTAAAGCCTTACTCAAAGGCATCGATTTATCGGATTGTATTATTGACGGGATCACAGTATCCGATACACGAAATGAACTCAGAGGGGCTATAGTCAATGCCGGGCAAGCAATAGAACTTGCTGCGCGGATTCTGGGAGTCAAAATTGTGTAA
- a CDS encoding CatA-like O-acetyltransferase: MVFLNWHVKENNWSFTMAFIFTVTKCANEIEEFRYRFLDGEVVLYESIDTSFTYLDKETELFKVVNVPMQDTIEKFVQLATVTAENQKERFTRPVENDVYQFSALPWITFTHISHTDFGNREKAQPIFDWGKYQEREDKFMMPFAVQVHHAFVDGIHIGKLADKLQRYLDEV; encoded by the coding sequence CTGGTCTTTTTAAATTGGCACGTTAAAGAAAATAACTGGTCATTTACGATGGCGTTTATATTTACCGTTACGAAATGCGCAAATGAAATCGAGGAATTTCGGTATCGTTTTCTTGATGGTGAAGTTGTGTTATATGAGTCCATTGATACCTCATTTACATATCTGGATAAAGAAACGGAATTATTTAAGGTTGTAAATGTTCCCATGCAGGATACGATTGAGAAGTTTGTACAACTGGCAACCGTAACGGCAGAAAATCAAAAAGAGCGTTTTACAAGGCCTGTAGAAAACGATGTATATCAATTCTCAGCCTTGCCGTGGATAACATTTACGCATATTTCGCACACGGATTTCGGAAACAGGGAAAAAGCGCAGCCCATATTTGACTGGGGAAAATATCAGGAAAGGGAAGATAAATTTATGATGCCGTTTGCAGTCCAGGTTCATCATGCATTTGTTGATGGCATTCATATTGGCAAACTTGCGGATAAGCTGCAGAGATACCTGGATGAAGTGTAA
- a CDS encoding YqaJ viral recombinase family protein produces MKEIIQMIVTYYYVFIPLALISLIVCYITNNRLQSFQCKGPFKDKEIMSMESTDSEKNPENCYHSEEQLSPDAYQNELNVESENVEKGNKFERYVVDKFDDKLFSIVEWTTDMCRKHNRYVESDCNPDLVIRDRTTNETFCVECKYRSRLVNGFFNWSYPDQIDRYFSYSHDRKIPFYVVLGLGGNPDSPIEVFCVPLEEAKNSQIHIDMLRKYYHDLEKDFIWKNGVLK; encoded by the coding sequence TTGAAAGAAATTATTCAGATGATTGTTACATATTATTATGTATTCATACCACTTGCTTTGATATCTTTAATTGTCTGTTATATAACGAATAATAGGTTACAGTCATTTCAATGTAAAGGTCCTTTTAAAGATAAGGAAATTATGAGTATGGAATCTACTGATTCAGAAAAAAATCCCGAAAATTGTTATCATTCAGAAGAACAGCTATCACCAGATGCTTATCAAAATGAGCTTAATGTCGAATCTGAGAATGTAGAAAAAGGAAATAAATTTGAAAGATATGTTGTTGATAAATTTGATGACAAACTTTTTTCTATAGTAGAATGGACTACGGATATGTGCAGAAAGCATAATCGCTACGTAGAGTCAGATTGCAATCCGGATTTGGTGATCAGAGATAGAACAACAAATGAAACTTTTTGTGTTGAATGCAAATATAGATCTCGTCTGGTAAATGGATTTTTTAATTGGTCATATCCAGACCAGATAGACAGATACTTTTCTTATTCTCATGATAGGAAAATTCCGTTTTATGTAGTTTTGGGTTTAGGAGGAAATCCAGATTCTCCGATAGAAGTATTTTGTGTACCCCTCGAAGAAGCTAAAAATTCACAAATTCACATAGATATGCTCAGGAAATATTATCACGATCTAGAGAAAGATTTCATCTGGAAAAATGGGGTTTTAAAGTAA
- a CDS encoding DUF2283 domain-containing protein, which translates to MKPKSGGEKMSRGIELSKYDYDLENDSAFFYGTGKKYKKSMDLDGIILDMSEDGCVMAIEILDASKKFNVLKADLQSLKSFDANIEVHKETIKIAMKITIVKRNNSISKCMEAVGLNSMNLPISNQEIALCC; encoded by the coding sequence ATGAAGCCAAAAAGCGGAGGAGAGAAGATGTCTAGGGGGATTGAACTTAGTAAATATGACTATGACTTGGAAAACGATAGTGCTTTCTTTTATGGTACTGGTAAAAAGTACAAGAAATCTATGGATTTAGATGGTATAATACTTGATATGAGCGAAGACGGTTGCGTAATGGCTATTGAGATACTGGATGCATCAAAGAAATTTAACGTTTTAAAAGCAGATTTACAAAGTTTAAAAAGTTTTGATGCCAATATTGAAGTTCATAAAGAAACTATCAAAATAGCTATGAAAATTACTATAGTTAAAAGAAACAACTCAATTAGTAAATGTATGGAAGCAGTTGGATTAAATAGTATGAACCTTCCGATCAGCAATCAAGAAATTGCATTATGTTGCTAA
- a CDS encoding CatA-like O-acetyltransferase gives MGRKKSVSKFSGTTRDLDWRMAFIFAVTKCANEIEEFRYRFLDGEVVLYESIDTSFTYLDKETELFKVVNVPMQDTIEKFI, from the coding sequence ATGGGAAGGAAAAAAAGTGTTTCAAAATTCTCAGGTACTACCAGAGATCTCGACTGGAGGATGGCGTTTATATTTGCCGTTACGAAATGTGCAAATGAGATCGAGGAATTTCGGTATCGTTTTCTTGATGGTGAAGTTGTGTTATACGAGTCCATTGATACTTCATTTACATATCTGGATAAAGAAACGGAATTATTTAAGGTAGTAAATGTTCCCATGCAGGACACGATTGAGAAGTTTATATAA